The Bacillus sp. (in: firmicutes) genome has a segment encoding these proteins:
- a CDS encoding HAMP domain-containing protein, with protein sequence MKKHTLSLGQKLWIIVSIVMLIGITVSYGMTHYLYKKIYVDDVEANLRKEGFNLAKEYKGGVLTPELQEKVQWYNKISQSEVFIVNDPKELSACLPFDVNHQSLIGAEEREQLINGESITKIGYEKQFDRNIMGVIVPLLEEKRLRGILYLYVPLASVNEVFEEASLIIMIITLILSLIALLVGKQIVKKLTTPLNEMERVAYKMSKGDFSEKVYVQSNDEIGRLGVAFNQMSQAIQEEDERRKEFLGNVSHELRTPISYIKGYSEAILDGTVSKKEDAGKYLQLIHREAGRMQRLVRDLLDLAQLEGKSLPMDKQPLALAQLIEEALEKFDPFLHEKKVVLEKELDPEIIIMGDQDRMEQVVQNIVENAIRYSPENSFIRVSLEKSKGNMCTIAIKDNGIGIPKEDLYRIGERFFRIDKARTRQYGGTGLGIAIVQKIIQLHEGDFIIESEVGEGTTVFIKLPVFEG encoded by the coding sequence ATGAAAAAACACACGCTATCATTAGGACAAAAGCTATGGATTATCGTAAGTATTGTAATGTTAATTGGAATTACTGTTTCCTACGGAATGACCCATTATTTGTATAAAAAAATTTATGTCGATGATGTCGAAGCAAATCTCAGGAAAGAAGGCTTCAATTTAGCAAAAGAATATAAAGGTGGGGTGCTAACACCCGAATTGCAGGAAAAAGTGCAATGGTATAATAAAATCTCCCAATCTGAAGTGTTCATCGTAAATGACCCAAAAGAATTAAGTGCATGTTTACCGTTTGATGTAAATCATCAGTCATTAATTGGTGCTGAAGAACGGGAACAACTCATAAATGGTGAAAGTATTACAAAAATTGGTTACGAAAAACAATTTGATCGGAATATAATGGGTGTCATTGTCCCTCTTTTAGAAGAAAAGCGGCTGAGAGGAATTTTATATTTATACGTACCACTAGCTTCAGTAAATGAAGTGTTTGAAGAAGCGAGCCTTATTATTATGATTATTACTCTTATCCTAAGCTTAATAGCCCTACTTGTCGGGAAACAAATCGTCAAAAAATTAACAACACCATTAAATGAAATGGAGCGCGTTGCTTATAAAATGTCAAAAGGCGATTTCAGTGAAAAAGTCTATGTTCAATCCAATGATGAAATTGGCAGACTTGGTGTGGCTTTTAATCAAATGTCTCAAGCAATCCAAGAAGAAGATGAGCGGCGCAAGGAATTTTTAGGGAATGTATCCCATGAGCTACGGACGCCAATCAGTTATATAAAAGGCTATAGCGAGGCCATTTTAGATGGAACAGTATCAAAAAAGGAAGATGCAGGTAAATATTTACAATTGATTCATCGTGAAGCAGGTAGAATGCAGCGGTTAGTCCGTGATTTGCTGGACTTAGCACAATTGGAGGGCAAATCTTTGCCAATGGACAAACAGCCACTAGCATTAGCACAATTAATCGAAGAAGCACTGGAAAAATTCGATCCATTTTTGCATGAGAAAAAGGTAGTTTTAGAGAAAGAGCTTGACCCCGAAATTATCATTATGGGGGATCAAGACCGAATGGAGCAGGTTGTACAAAATATTGTTGAAAATGCAATCCGTTATTCACCTGAAAACTCATTTATACGTGTTTCTTTAGAAAAATCGAAAGGCAATATGTGTACAATCGCCATTAAAGACAATGGCATCGGTATACCGAAAGAGGATTTGTATCGCATTGGCGAGCGCTTTTTTAGAATTGATAAAGCAAGAACCCGTCAATATGGTGGTACGGGGTTAGGAATCGCAATTGTTCAAAAAATTATCCAGCTTCATGAAGGAGATTTTATTATTGAAAGTGAAGTGGGAGAAGGGACAACGGTTTTTATAAAGTTGCCTGTTTTTGAGGGGTAA
- a CDS encoding ABC transporter ATP-binding protein: MVEVKDLSKIYNATNRIEHINFEIYQGECFALCGGNGAGKSTVIQMMIGNIKPTSGAVKLSGITMSSNAAMYKSLFSYMPDAMVFPKVLSGYEVLSFFAQLSNVPQSRVELLLDRVGLSKDKDKRVRNYSKGMQQRLALAQSLLPEAPLLILDEPTNGLDPYWVREFKNIIKGEKQKGTTILFSSHILADVEELADRVAFMNSGRLLVNDTVEALTKGKDDGNAKTTLEEVFFSLVKAEETA; encoded by the coding sequence ATAGTTGAAGTCAAAGACTTAAGTAAAATTTATAATGCTACTAACCGGATTGAGCATATTAATTTTGAAATTTACCAAGGTGAATGCTTTGCACTTTGCGGCGGCAATGGCGCTGGAAAAAGTACGGTTATCCAAATGATGATTGGCAATATAAAACCGACATCTGGAGCGGTTAAGTTATCAGGTATCACAATGAGCTCAAATGCAGCAATGTATAAGTCGCTTTTTTCCTATATGCCTGATGCGATGGTATTCCCAAAAGTATTAAGCGGGTACGAGGTTTTAAGCTTTTTTGCACAATTATCGAACGTTCCACAATCTAGAGTTGAGTTACTGCTCGATAGAGTTGGACTTTCAAAAGACAAAGATAAAAGAGTCCGCAACTATTCAAAAGGAATGCAGCAAAGATTAGCTTTAGCGCAAAGCTTGCTGCCTGAAGCTCCTTTGCTTATTTTAGACGAGCCAACCAATGGCCTTGATCCATATTGGGTACGGGAATTTAAAAATATTATAAAAGGAGAAAAACAGAAAGGGACAACAATCTTGTTTTCATCACATATTTTAGCAGATGTCGAAGAACTGGCAGACAGGGTGGCGTTTATGAATAGCGGTAGGTTGTTAGTCAACGATACAGTAGAAGCGTTGACGAAGGGAAAAGATGACGGTAACGCTAAAACGACATTGGAGGAAGTGTTTTTTTCGTTAGTGAAGGCGGAAGAAACAGCGTAG
- a CDS encoding ABC transporter permease subunit, producing MKMFLIARQELKVISRSKWVFSFTILYTVLAITIVLFGGSAEEAGFNGFNRMAASLLNLSLFLVPLLTLLIGSTSIAGDKEDGSLTLLFTYPIPTSRILVGKFIGLLLTLFAVVTFGYGAAGLILFISKASISLQFFLLFYGFTMLLMMLFLGLAMLIGVLSATRFQALGMSLILWAVSVLFYEFIVMGLAMVISKQAILGMFTASILLNPVELVRVWTIISMDSGSIFGPHLYDLTVWSEGNIGQIVFAITAILWVFIPIFISNRMLKRGISHGA from the coding sequence TTGAAAATGTTTCTAATAGCTAGACAGGAATTAAAGGTAATTTCCAGAAGCAAATGGGTATTCAGCTTTACGATTCTATATACGGTGCTAGCGATTACGATTGTTTTGTTTGGCGGGAGTGCTGAAGAAGCAGGCTTTAATGGCTTTAACCGAATGGCAGCAAGTTTATTAAATTTGTCGCTCTTTCTAGTGCCGCTTTTAACATTGCTAATTGGCAGCACATCAATAGCTGGTGATAAAGAAGACGGAAGTTTAACATTGTTATTTACGTATCCAATACCGACTTCCCGAATATTAGTAGGTAAATTTATTGGCTTATTATTAACTTTGTTTGCTGTCGTTACGTTCGGTTATGGTGCAGCAGGATTGATTCTTTTTATAAGCAAGGCAAGTATTTCGTTGCAATTTTTCTTGTTATTTTATGGATTTACAATGTTACTAATGATGTTATTTCTCGGTTTAGCAATGCTAATTGGTGTACTGTCTGCAACTCGTTTTCAAGCCTTAGGTATGAGTTTAATTTTGTGGGCGGTGTCAGTTTTATTTTATGAATTTATAGTTATGGGCTTGGCAATGGTTATAAGCAAACAAGCAATCCTAGGAATGTTCACAGCTTCGATTCTCCTAAATCCAGTCGAATTAGTTCGTGTTTGGACAATCATTTCAATGGATAGCGGCTCCATATTTGGACCACATTTGTATGATTTGACTGTTTGGAGCGAAGGCAATATTGGTCAAATTGTCTTTGCCATAACGGCGATTCTGTGGGTTTTCATACCAATCTTTATTTCAAATAGAATGCTAAAACGAGGGATTAGTCATGGAGCGTAA
- a CDS encoding glucose-6-phosphate isomerase: MNKMNFDYSNALAFLSEHELDHLKDFVKCAHHSIHEKTGQGNEFLGWVDLPVDFNQDEFARIKKAAEKIKADTDILLVIGIGGSYLGARAAIEMLSHSFYNELPQEKRQTPQIFFVGNHISSTYVHDLIELLDGKEISINVISKSGTTTEPAIAFRIFKKYIEDKYGVEEARKRIYATTDKQKGALKTLADEEGYETFVVPDDIGGRYSVLTAVGLLPIAVSGVNIEEMMAGAAVAREDLSQSELAENPAYQYAAIRNILYRKGKTIEMLINYEPRLQYFAEWWKQLFGESEGKNQKGIFPASANFSTDLHSLGQYVQEGRRDLFETVLYIEKSEHQIEIEKEEKDLDGLNYLAGKTMDFVNKKAFQGTLLAHTDGNVPNVIITVPEVNPFTFGYLVYFFEKACAMSGYLLGVNPFDQPGVEAYKKNMFALLGKPGFEKEKAELEKRLLNDN; the protein is encoded by the coding sequence ATGAATAAGATGAATTTTGATTACTCTAACGCTTTAGCATTTTTAAGTGAACATGAGCTTGATCATTTAAAAGATTTTGTAAAATGTGCACACCATTCCATTCATGAAAAAACGGGACAAGGCAATGAGTTTTTAGGATGGGTTGATTTGCCAGTGGACTTCAATCAGGATGAATTTGCACGCATCAAAAAGGCGGCAGAAAAAATTAAAGCTGACACAGATATTTTACTAGTGATTGGAATTGGCGGCTCTTACCTAGGGGCAAGAGCCGCGATTGAAATGCTAAGTCATTCATTTTACAATGAACTCCCACAAGAAAAGCGACAAACACCACAAATCTTTTTTGTTGGAAATCATATTAGCTCAACCTATGTTCATGACTTAATCGAACTATTAGATGGTAAAGAGATTTCCATTAATGTCATTTCCAAATCAGGAACTACAACGGAACCAGCAATTGCCTTTAGAATTTTCAAAAAATATATAGAAGACAAATATGGGGTAGAAGAAGCACGGAAACGGATTTATGCAACAACTGATAAACAAAAGGGTGCATTAAAAACATTAGCTGATGAAGAAGGCTATGAAACTTTTGTAGTACCAGACGATATTGGCGGACGCTATTCCGTGTTAACTGCTGTAGGACTTTTGCCAATTGCTGTTAGTGGGGTCAACATTGAAGAAATGATGGCTGGGGCGGCCGTTGCTAGGGAAGATTTAAGTCAATCAGAATTAGCGGAAAACCCTGCTTATCAATATGCAGCCATTCGTAATATTTTATATCGTAAAGGAAAGACAATTGAAATGTTAATTAATTATGAACCACGCCTCCAATATTTCGCGGAATGGTGGAAGCAATTGTTTGGCGAAAGTGAAGGAAAAAATCAAAAAGGAATTTTCCCTGCTTCAGCTAATTTTTCAACGGACTTACATTCATTAGGACAATATGTCCAAGAGGGCCGGCGTGATTTATTTGAAACGGTACTATATATAGAAAAGTCTGAACATCAAATCGAAATCGAGAAGGAAGAAAAGGATTTAGATGGGCTTAATTATTTAGCTGGAAAAACGATGGACTTTGTTAATAAAAAAGCGTTCCAAGGAACACTATTAGCTCATACTGACGGAAATGTACCTAATGTAATTATTACGGTTCCGGAAGTCAATCCATTTACATTTGGCTATCTCGTTTATTTCTTTGAAAAAGCTTGTGCGATGAGTGGCTATCTGTTAGGTGTCAATCCATTTGACCAGCCTGGGGTAGAAGCGTATAAGAAAAATATGTTTGCCTTATTAGGAAAACCAGGCTTTGAAAAGGAAAAAGCCGAATTAGAAAAACGTTTATTGAACGATAACTAG
- the yugI gene encoding general stress protein 13 — translation MSEKYEVGRELVGKVTGVQPYGAFVALDENTQGLVHISEITHGYVKDVSEHLAVGDEVKVKVLSVDEGNGKISLSIKATQEAPEQAEAQARPKKERKPHPQISKSQEQLDAANATGFNTLKDKLEGWIKQSSDREKLLKK, via the coding sequence ATGTCAGAAAAGTATGAAGTTGGTCGTGAATTAGTCGGAAAAGTAACGGGTGTTCAACCTTATGGGGCATTTGTTGCTCTTGATGAAAACACACAAGGTTTAGTTCATATTTCAGAAATTACCCACGGCTACGTGAAGGATGTAAGCGAACATTTAGCTGTAGGAGATGAGGTGAAGGTAAAAGTTTTATCGGTTGATGAGGGAAATGGGAAGATTAGCCTTTCAATTAAAGCTACACAGGAAGCGCCTGAACAAGCTGAAGCACAGGCTCGCCCGAAAAAGGAAAGAAAGCCTCATCCGCAAATAAGTAAAAGTCAAGAGCAGCTTGATGCTGCAAATGCTACAGGATTTAATACTTTAAAAGACAAGCTTGAGGGCTGGATTAAACAATCATCTGATCGTGAAAAATTATTGAAAAAATAA
- a CDS encoding nitrous oxide reduction protein has translation MMKIRNGFYSMIVVVLVLIMSACGNKTAFEPREVNPDIDACEVCNMSIAHTDFATQLIERDGTVHMYDDIGCMIKYLEGEGKNKDIGATYVRDYETMKWVPFEQAYHAYHPEFWTPMAYGVVSFSTKEQAEEYIEQEGKGEVLDYNGLEKVDWVMQAH, from the coding sequence ATAATGAAAATTCGAAATGGATTCTATTCAATGATAGTAGTAGTACTTGTTTTAATAATGAGTGCGTGTGGCAACAAAACCGCTTTTGAGCCGAGGGAGGTAAATCCAGACATTGATGCCTGTGAAGTATGCAATATGTCAATTGCCCATACTGATTTTGCAACACAATTAATTGAACGTGATGGAACGGTTCATATGTATGATGATATCGGATGCATGATTAAATATTTAGAAGGTGAAGGAAAGAATAAAGATATTGGCGCAACATATGTAAGAGATTACGAAACGATGAAATGGGTGCCGTTTGAACAAGCCTATCATGCTTATCATCCAGAATTTTGGACGCCAATGGCCTATGGGGTAGTTTCATTTTCCACAAAAGAACAAGCCGAGGAGTATATTGAACAAGAGGGAAAAGGTGAGGTGCTAGACTATAATGGCTTGGAAAAAGTAGATTGGGTTATGCAAGCACACTAA
- a CDS encoding aminotransferase yields the protein MIEEQRYLSDKVINLKPSGIRRFFDLASGMEGVISLGVGEPDFVTSWAIREASILSLEQGYTAYTANAGLIELRREISKYMNSRFGVGYSPEEEIVVTVGASQALDLAVRATINPGDEVIIVEPCFVAYASIVELAGGIPVPVRTTAENEFKLQPEQIEEVITPRTKAILICSPNNPTGSLLVRSELEKIAEIVEKHDLIVFSDEIYAELCYEGGYASFASVSGMRERTIVINGFSKGFAMTGWRLGFVVGPTVFIQAMLKIHQHTMMCAPTMAQHGAIEGLKNGMDDVASMQRSYLQRRNYFVKSLNEIGLDCHMPGGAFYAFPSIKRTGLTSEEFAQNLLMEEKVAVVPGDVFGASGAGHVRCSYATSMEQLKEAIKRMKRFVEKLQVQYKK from the coding sequence ATGATTGAAGAACAGCGTTATTTATCAGATAAGGTGATTAACCTTAAGCCTTCTGGAATCCGTCGCTTTTTTGATTTGGCTTCTGGAATGGAAGGGGTTATTTCTTTAGGTGTAGGGGAGCCCGACTTTGTTACATCATGGGCAATTAGGGAAGCAAGTATCCTTTCATTAGAACAAGGTTACACAGCCTATACGGCAAATGCTGGTTTAATCGAGCTGCGCCGTGAAATTAGTAAATATATGAATAGTCGTTTTGGAGTCGGCTACTCACCGGAAGAAGAGATAGTGGTTACCGTTGGGGCAAGTCAAGCATTGGACTTGGCGGTTCGTGCAACTATTAATCCTGGCGATGAAGTCATTATTGTGGAACCTTGTTTCGTTGCCTATGCGTCGATTGTTGAATTGGCTGGTGGAATCCCTGTACCTGTTCGGACAACGGCTGAAAATGAGTTTAAGCTGCAGCCAGAACAAATTGAAGAAGTGATCACACCAAGAACAAAAGCGATTTTAATTTGTTCGCCTAACAATCCTACAGGATCGTTGTTAGTGAGGTCAGAGCTGGAGAAAATTGCTGAAATCGTTGAGAAACATGATTTGATTGTTTTTTCAGATGAAATTTATGCTGAATTATGTTATGAAGGTGGATACGCAAGCTTTGCGTCCGTTTCTGGAATGCGTGAGCGAACAATTGTCATTAATGGTTTTTCAAAAGGCTTTGCGATGACTGGCTGGCGTTTAGGCTTTGTAGTAGGTCCAACTGTTTTTATCCAAGCGATGCTGAAAATCCACCAACATACAATGATGTGTGCACCTACAATGGCCCAACATGGGGCGATTGAAGGACTGAAGAATGGGATGGATGATGTTGCTTCAATGCAAAGGAGCTATCTGCAACGTCGCAATTATTTCGTAAAATCATTAAATGAAATTGGTCTTGACTGCCACATGCCAGGAGGAGCGTTCTACGCTTTTCCATCCATTAAAAGAACAGGCTTAACTTCTGAAGAGTTTGCTCAAAATTTATTAATGGAAGAAAAAGTCGCGGTTGTCCCTGGTGATGTTTTTGGAGCAAGCGGCGCAGGACATGTTCGTTGTTCTTACGCCACCTCAATGGAACAACTTAAAGAAGCTATAAAACGTATGAAACGTTTTGTTGAAAAATTACAAGTACAGTATAAAAAGTAG
- a CDS encoding hemerythrin domain-containing protein yields the protein MNDVKGNVKCKPLDQLKNSHQMLLEQMQAISELVHELQQSSFEQECDLKWFQLFERAVIIFSQLKIQIYKEEHFLFPLIKNYVEEDDNILMVMDHEHKTVEHKIVQFIETFQKREGPFTPIEALSLLSCLEIASATLIEHICNEENVLFPLVEEHLVKGEQELLLNKLGAFTRNFSSF from the coding sequence ATGAATGATGTCAAAGGAAATGTTAAATGTAAACCACTTGACCAACTAAAGAATTCACATCAAATGCTATTGGAACAAATGCAAGCCATTTCCGAATTAGTGCATGAATTACAACAAAGTTCCTTTGAACAAGAATGTGACTTGAAATGGTTTCAGTTGTTTGAGCGTGCTGTGATTATTTTTTCTCAATTAAAAATACAAATATACAAAGAAGAACACTTTCTTTTTCCATTAATAAAGAATTATGTTGAGGAAGATGACAACATTTTAATGGTAATGGATCATGAGCATAAAACCGTTGAGCATAAAATTGTCCAGTTTATCGAGACGTTTCAAAAACGCGAAGGCCCGTTCACCCCAATCGAAGCATTATCGCTTTTATCCTGTTTAGAGATTGCAAGTGCAACGCTTATTGAACATATTTGTAATGAGGAAAATGTACTTTTTCCATTGGTTGAGGAGCATTTAGTTAAGGGTGAACAGGAGCTATTGCTTAACAAATTGGGAGCATTCACTAGAAATTTCTCAAGTTTTTGA
- a CDS encoding WD40 repeat domain-containing protein, giving the protein MSKIRWMIVFVIPLLLTSCQLKQYEKIDSKTSQVIVVNLLENSLSFYEEETRSEVAKWIMPYTFTGATLLPDRKTILLYGKHLKRIYLYDVTTGREVGRWKTGEGIVNVQISNDHSRLYLANQQNDTIQVRTLAGKMVKEIRVGDGPLTILEYSQREELYIINFHNPLISVINSNTLEVKKEIQSKPASVGAVLIEMLGELWTGGHGPGLEAENAVTIYSIDTGEIKQEVKAPIMPVDLEKYGDYVYVVSHGSNQLRKIHMNTKKVVATIEVGANPFEISIINNLIYCASYDSNEIIVVDPISMKIVGSMKAGKGPFQILYKKEV; this is encoded by the coding sequence ATGAGCAAAATACGTTGGATGATCGTTTTTGTCATCCCGTTATTATTGACAAGCTGTCAGTTAAAACAATATGAAAAAATAGATTCAAAAACTTCGCAAGTAATTGTCGTAAACTTGCTAGAGAACAGTTTATCATTTTATGAAGAAGAAACTAGAAGTGAGGTAGCCAAATGGATTATGCCTTATACTTTTACAGGTGCAACGCTGCTCCCGGATCGTAAGACAATCCTTTTATATGGAAAGCATTTAAAAAGAATCTACTTGTATGATGTCACGACTGGAAGAGAGGTGGGTCGCTGGAAGACTGGCGAAGGTATAGTAAATGTCCAAATTTCGAACGATCATTCAAGACTCTATTTGGCTAATCAACAAAATGATACAATTCAAGTAAGAACATTGGCAGGAAAGATGGTAAAGGAAATACGTGTTGGTGATGGTCCGCTGACAATATTGGAATATAGCCAGCGGGAGGAATTATATATTATCAATTTTCATAATCCGCTTATTTCGGTTATTAATAGTAATACGTTAGAAGTGAAAAAAGAAATACAATCTAAGCCTGCTTCAGTTGGTGCTGTTCTTATAGAAATGTTAGGGGAGCTTTGGACAGGTGGACATGGTCCAGGTCTTGAAGCAGAAAATGCAGTAACAATTTATTCAATTGATACAGGTGAAATAAAACAAGAGGTAAAAGCACCAATCATGCCAGTAGACTTAGAGAAATATGGGGATTATGTTTACGTTGTCAGTCATGGATCGAATCAACTACGTAAAATTCATATGAATACAAAGAAAGTCGTCGCAACAATAGAAGTTGGTGCAAATCCATTTGAAATCTCAATTATTAATAATCTAATTTATTGTGCAAGCTATGATAGTAATGAAATTATAGTTGTTGATCCTATTAGTATGAAGATTGTTGGTTCAATGAAGGCAGGAAAAGGGCCTTTTCAAATTTTGTACAAAAAAGAGGTATGA
- a CDS encoding iron-containing alcohol dehydrogenase has protein sequence MQSFMFHNPTKLIFGKEQIEHLQNEISKYGTKILFVYGGGSIKRSGLYDKITQLLKETNAITYELPDVEPNPRLSTVHIGIDICKKEKIEFILAVGGGSVIDCAKAIAVGAKYDGDVWDIITRKTTAVDALPLGVVLTLAATGSEMNPSSVITNWETNEKYGWSSLFVFPKFSILDPQYTISVPKNQTIYGIVDMMSHVFEQYFSRTPNTALQDRMCEAVLKTVMEAAPKLVNDLENYELRETILYSGTIALNGILAMGMQGDWATHNIEHAVSAVYDIPHGGGLAIIHPNWMLHVLDENVKKFKQLAIRVFNVNPTGKDDREIAVEGIERLRVFWTSIGAPDRLAYYHIDDSKLELMADKAMARGEFGNFKKLTREDALEILKMSL, from the coding sequence ATGCAAAGTTTTATGTTTCATAATCCAACCAAATTAATTTTCGGCAAAGAACAAATAGAACACCTTCAAAATGAAATATCTAAGTATGGAACAAAGATATTATTTGTATATGGTGGGGGAAGTATTAAGAGAAGTGGCCTTTATGACAAAATTACGCAATTATTAAAAGAAACTAACGCAATAACATATGAACTTCCTGATGTGGAGCCTAACCCAAGATTATCTACCGTACATATAGGCATTGACATATGCAAAAAAGAAAAAATTGAATTTATTTTGGCAGTTGGCGGCGGCAGTGTAATTGATTGTGCAAAAGCAATCGCCGTTGGGGCGAAGTATGATGGCGATGTTTGGGATATTATTACCCGTAAAACAACTGCTGTGGATGCTCTCCCGCTTGGGGTTGTCTTAACATTAGCTGCAACAGGCTCGGAAATGAACCCAAGCTCTGTTATTACAAATTGGGAAACGAATGAAAAATATGGATGGTCAAGCCTGTTCGTTTTTCCTAAATTCTCTATTCTCGATCCGCAATACACGATATCAGTGCCGAAAAATCAGACGATTTATGGAATCGTTGATATGATGTCACATGTATTTGAACAATATTTTTCGCGAACACCAAACACAGCGCTGCAAGACCGAATGTGTGAAGCTGTTTTAAAAACAGTAATGGAAGCTGCACCTAAGCTCGTTAATGACCTTGAAAACTATGAATTACGGGAGACGATTCTGTACTCAGGTACGATTGCCTTGAATGGAATTTTAGCAATGGGGATGCAAGGTGATTGGGCAACACATAATATTGAACATGCTGTTTCGGCTGTTTATGATATACCGCATGGCGGCGGCTTAGCGATTATCCATCCGAACTGGATGCTTCATGTATTAGATGAAAATGTGAAAAAATTTAAACAGCTAGCCATCCGCGTGTTTAACGTTAATCCAACTGGAAAAGATGACCGTGAAATAGCTGTTGAAGGTATCGAGAGACTTCGTGTTTTTTGGACTTCAATCGGTGCGCCTGATAGACTCGCCTATTATCATATTGATGACTCAAAACTTGAATTGATGGCAGATAAGGCGATGGCAAGAGGAGAATTTGGCAATTTTAAAAAATTAACTAGAGAAGATGCACTTGAAATTTTAAAAATGTCGTTATGA
- a CDS encoding Lrp/AsnC family transcriptional regulator, with translation MNQKEVEILEILEKNGRLAMEDLAKMVDLSVKETEEIIERMENGQIILKYLTVIDWQKVEARDQGVTAMIDVKVTPKRDRGFDDIAERIYRFPEVQSVYLMSGAYDLSVVIEGKTLHEVSRFVSEKLSALDSVVSTTTHFIMKKYKHDGTIFGNDEKDRRIVVTP, from the coding sequence ATGAATCAAAAAGAAGTAGAAATTCTAGAGATTCTTGAAAAGAATGGCCGCTTAGCGATGGAAGATCTTGCGAAGATGGTCGACCTATCTGTGAAAGAAACAGAAGAAATTATTGAAAGAATGGAAAACGGCCAAATTATACTTAAATATTTGACAGTTATAGATTGGCAAAAGGTGGAGGCGCGTGACCAAGGTGTCACAGCGATGATTGATGTAAAAGTAACACCGAAGCGGGATCGAGGCTTTGACGATATTGCCGAAAGAATTTATCGTTTCCCGGAAGTGCAGTCCGTCTATTTAATGTCTGGTGCCTATGATTTATCTGTTGTCATCGAAGGCAAAACATTGCATGAGGTTTCCCGTTTCGTTTCAGAAAAGCTCTCTGCATTAGATTCAGTTGTTTCAACAACAACTCATTTCATCATGAAAAAATACAAGCATGACGGCACAATTTTTGGGAATGATGAAAAAGACCGCAGGATTGTGGTGACACCATGA
- a CDS encoding response regulator transcription factor: MNKGKVLIVDDEADMRQLVRMYLEKEGFHCVEAEDGEVALDLLKANSFDLLIIDVMMPKVDGLTLCMKVREDSSVPIIFLTARGDEWDRVYGLKLGADDYVVKPFSPNELIARVDAVLRRANPIVREDEEQLAFGPIVLNLKGRQVYLGGELINLTLKEYELLLFFCRHNGQALSREQLLENVWGFDYIGGVRTVDTHIKTLRLKLKEHGNLIQTVWGIGYKFEVL; the protein is encoded by the coding sequence ATGAACAAAGGAAAAGTACTAATTGTTGATGATGAAGCTGATATGAGGCAACTTGTGCGTATGTACCTTGAAAAAGAGGGATTCCATTGTGTTGAAGCAGAAGATGGAGAAGTTGCTTTGGATTTATTAAAAGCTAATTCTTTTGACCTTCTGATCATCGATGTGATGATGCCGAAGGTTGATGGGCTTACATTATGTATGAAAGTAAGAGAGGATTCATCAGTGCCGATTATTTTTTTAACGGCTAGAGGTGATGAATGGGACCGCGTTTATGGTTTGAAGCTTGGTGCAGACGATTATGTTGTAAAACCGTTCAGTCCAAATGAATTAATTGCGAGAGTGGATGCTGTCCTAAGGCGTGCAAATCCGATCGTGCGTGAAGATGAGGAACAATTAGCATTCGGTCCGATTGTTTTAAATCTAAAGGGCAGGCAAGTTTATCTTGGTGGCGAATTGATTAACTTAACATTGAAGGAATATGAACTGTTGCTATTTTTCTGCCGTCACAACGGGCAGGCGCTTAGTCGCGAACAATTATTGGAAAATGTTTGGGGCTTTGATTACATTGGTGGTGTACGAACAGTCGACACGCATATTAAAACATTGCGCCTAAAGCTTAAAGAACATGGCAATTTAATTCAAACGGTTTGGGGAATTGGCTATAAATTTGAGGTCTTATAA